In Arthrobacter sp. StoSoilB5, one genomic interval encodes:
- a CDS encoding DUF2510 domain-containing protein, whose product MTHAPNGSMTPAGWYPDPSFPQQMRWWDGVQWTPHLAPASQQFMPLQRVLISNQTPVYNPFIWTVVLLPLVSILLMLTWQPEFRMITTRQGATTIDPMSLYTPGYFLLQASGVIIYGVSVLMAYLDHRRLGRSGVVRPFHWAWCFLSPAVYVIGRTVIVRKVAPGRGMWPVWALIGTFVLSMIVAGIWMSAMMQSLYSQIGYSINA is encoded by the coding sequence ATGACGCACGCACCCAATGGTTCCATGACGCCGGCCGGCTGGTACCCGGATCCTTCTTTTCCACAGCAGATGCGCTGGTGGGACGGCGTGCAATGGACTCCGCATTTGGCACCTGCCAGCCAGCAGTTCATGCCGCTCCAGCGTGTGCTGATCAGCAATCAGACGCCTGTGTACAACCCCTTCATTTGGACGGTGGTGCTGCTGCCGCTGGTGAGCATCCTTCTGATGCTTACCTGGCAGCCGGAGTTCAGAATGATCACCACCAGGCAGGGTGCCACCACCATCGACCCAATGTCGCTCTACACACCGGGCTACTTCCTGCTCCAAGCGTCAGGGGTCATCATTTATGGCGTATCTGTCCTGATGGCCTACTTGGACCACCGGCGGCTGGGCCGTTCCGGCGTCGTCCGCCCCTTCCATTGGGCATGGTGCTTCCTGAGTCCCGCCGTGTATGTCATTGGCCGCACGGTGATTGTCCGGAAGGTTGCCCCTGGCCGTGGGATGTGGCCGGTGTGGGCACTCATTGGCACATTCGTGTTGTCCATGATCGTGGCCGGCATCTGGATGTCCGCAATGATGCAATCGCTGTACTCCCAGATCGGTTATTCAATAAACGCCTAA
- a CDS encoding PhoX family phosphatase, which yields MSDTTGRSFPLLPMFGHTKGKRSAVTCALKCDNACAGDVCNTSSNGYFRDIASTAMTRRAALGLGAAGALAVVLGSAVTGAEPAVADAGNGLSDAAKQGFGKSKLQFTAIKPVDAAVDAFTVPEGFDWKPIIRWGDPLFADSPAFDLNAQTAAAQARQFGYNNDYTDIIPVPGSKDRRAVLFTNHEYTNENIMLPAGFDAAEARAIGRAGHGLTVVELERKNKNKPWNYVQGAPLNRRYLTDTVYELTGPAAGSNLVKTIDDPAGRWIKGTLGNCSGGTTPWGTILSGEENFNGYFAAPGTSDSDKRYGISAKPTTRQWELDEPRFDTRNAGYANETNRFGWIVEVDPFDPTSTPKKHSAMGRFKHEGANVIVAPSGQVVAYMGDDERFDYLYKFVSKGKYQPGDSAEARKNNMGLLSEGDLYVARFTGDSPAAEVDGTGKVPADGAFDGTGEWLPLVVNGTSAVPGMSVAEVLVYTRLAADKVGPTKMDRCEDVQPNLLTGKVYVACTNNSDRGKAGKEGATEVNPRTLNRDGHIVEITEGPEQTGTKFNWTLLLVAGDPAKNTSTYFSGFPADKVSPISCPDNVAFDSVGNLWISTDGAPSTIGYADGLFKVTLEGAERGKVEQFLAVPRDAETCGPIIHDEERTVFVAVQHPGEEGTFAAQNSFFPDYVDAGATPAAGAVRAPRPSIVQVFRK from the coding sequence ATGTCTGATACCACCGGACGCTCGTTCCCACTGCTGCCCATGTTCGGCCACACCAAAGGCAAGCGCAGTGCCGTTACGTGTGCGCTCAAGTGCGACAACGCCTGTGCAGGCGACGTTTGCAACACCAGCTCCAACGGCTACTTCCGCGACATCGCTTCAACGGCAATGACCCGCCGCGCCGCCCTGGGGCTTGGCGCCGCCGGTGCGCTCGCCGTCGTGCTTGGTAGTGCAGTGACGGGTGCCGAACCTGCGGTCGCCGATGCCGGCAACGGATTGTCGGACGCGGCCAAGCAGGGCTTCGGGAAGTCAAAGCTCCAGTTCACGGCAATCAAGCCCGTTGATGCCGCCGTTGACGCTTTTACAGTTCCTGAGGGGTTCGACTGGAAGCCGATTATCCGCTGGGGTGACCCCCTTTTCGCCGATTCGCCGGCCTTCGACCTCAACGCCCAGACTGCTGCTGCACAGGCACGCCAATTCGGCTACAACAACGACTACACGGACATCATCCCGGTACCCGGGTCCAAGGACCGCCGTGCCGTACTGTTCACGAATCACGAATACACCAACGAGAACATTATGTTGCCCGCAGGTTTTGACGCCGCCGAGGCCCGTGCCATCGGCCGGGCAGGTCATGGCCTGACGGTGGTGGAATTGGAGCGAAAGAACAAGAACAAGCCGTGGAACTACGTTCAGGGCGCACCCCTGAATCGCCGCTACCTCACGGACACGGTCTACGAGCTCACTGGTCCCGCCGCGGGCAGCAACCTGGTCAAGACCATCGACGACCCCGCCGGCCGCTGGATCAAGGGCACGCTGGGCAACTGCTCCGGCGGTACCACTCCCTGGGGAACCATCCTCTCCGGCGAAGAGAACTTCAACGGCTACTTTGCCGCACCAGGGACCAGCGACAGCGACAAGCGCTACGGCATATCTGCGAAGCCGACCACACGTCAGTGGGAACTCGACGAGCCTCGCTTCGATACCCGCAACGCTGGCTACGCCAATGAGACCAACCGCTTCGGCTGGATCGTGGAAGTGGACCCGTTCGACCCCACGTCCACCCCGAAGAAGCACTCCGCCATGGGCCGCTTCAAGCATGAGGGCGCCAACGTGATTGTCGCACCGTCAGGCCAGGTGGTGGCGTACATGGGTGACGACGAGCGCTTCGATTACCTCTACAAGTTCGTCTCCAAGGGCAAATACCAGCCCGGTGACTCAGCGGAGGCCCGCAAGAACAACATGGGCCTGCTGTCCGAAGGAGATCTCTACGTTGCCCGCTTCACGGGGGACTCCCCGGCAGCGGAAGTCGACGGCACGGGCAAAGTCCCCGCAGACGGTGCCTTTGACGGCACTGGCGAGTGGTTGCCGCTCGTGGTCAACGGCACCTCCGCCGTCCCCGGTATGTCCGTCGCAGAGGTTCTCGTCTACACCCGTCTTGCCGCTGACAAGGTTGGCCCCACCAAGATGGACCGCTGCGAAGACGTCCAGCCCAACCTCCTCACCGGCAAGGTTTACGTGGCCTGCACCAACAACTCGGACCGCGGCAAAGCCGGCAAGGAAGGGGCCACCGAGGTCAACCCCCGTACGCTGAACCGCGACGGCCACATCGTGGAAATCACCGAAGGGCCGGAGCAGACGGGCACCAAGTTCAACTGGACCTTGCTGCTGGTGGCCGGTGACCCCGCCAAGAACACTTCCACATACTTCTCCGGATTCCCGGCGGACAAGGTATCCCCGATCTCCTGCCCAGACAACGTGGCGTTCGACTCCGTGGGCAACCTCTGGATCTCCACCGATGGTGCACCGTCCACCATCGGCTACGCAGATGGGCTGTTCAAGGTCACCCTCGAAGGCGCAGAACGCGGAAAGGTGGAGCAGTTCCTCGCCGTCCCGCGCGACGCCGAGACCTGTGGTCCGATCATCCACGATGAGGAGCGCACTGTTTTCGTAGCCGTCCAGCACCCGGGCGAGGAAGGTACGTTCGCTGCGCAGAACTCTTTCTTCCCGGATTACGTGGACGCTGGAGCCACGCCCGCCGCCGGTGCGGTCCGGGCTCCGCGCCCCTCGATCGTTCAGGTGTTCCGCAAGTAA
- a CDS encoding o-succinylbenzoate synthase, translating to MPARLPDLPSLEELLDNAHVVSLPMRVKFRGIMERETLLLRGPLGWGEFCPFPEYDDDESSRWLSAALEAGWIGFPPTLRDSIPVNATVPAVPAERVPEVLDRFGRVDAVKIKVAERGQSLADDVARVTAVRDVLPDAAIRVDANGGWDVGQAVEALGRLSVVGLEYAEQPVPDIEGLAEVRRRLATEGTPVLIAADESVRKETDPLRVARAGAADLIVVKVAPLGGVVRALDIVAQAGLPAVVSSALDTSIGIRAGLALAAALPSLPYACGLGTVSLFASDITLDPLLADDGAIRLREAVADPGLLEQYAAPVDRRDWWLERLRRVHSTLASSWESMFTET from the coding sequence ATGCCTGCTCGCCTCCCTGATTTGCCGTCGCTCGAAGAACTCCTGGACAACGCCCACGTCGTTTCACTGCCCATGCGCGTGAAGTTCCGCGGCATCATGGAGCGGGAAACACTCCTCCTGAGAGGGCCGCTGGGTTGGGGGGAATTCTGCCCCTTTCCGGAATACGACGACGACGAATCCTCCCGTTGGCTCTCTGCCGCCCTGGAAGCGGGCTGGATTGGTTTCCCTCCAACACTTCGGGACAGCATTCCCGTGAACGCCACCGTTCCCGCAGTCCCCGCCGAACGCGTGCCGGAAGTACTGGATCGGTTTGGCCGCGTGGATGCCGTCAAGATCAAAGTTGCTGAGCGTGGGCAATCTCTCGCCGACGACGTCGCACGGGTCACCGCCGTGCGCGATGTCCTCCCAGACGCCGCCATCCGCGTCGATGCGAACGGAGGCTGGGATGTCGGCCAGGCTGTAGAGGCACTAGGCAGATTGTCTGTTGTTGGACTCGAATACGCAGAGCAACCCGTACCGGACATTGAGGGTCTGGCTGAGGTGCGCCGTCGCCTTGCCACCGAGGGAACGCCCGTCCTGATAGCCGCAGATGAAAGCGTCCGGAAAGAAACCGACCCCCTTCGCGTTGCGAGGGCGGGTGCTGCGGACCTGATCGTCGTCAAGGTAGCGCCACTTGGGGGAGTGGTACGCGCCTTGGACATCGTCGCCCAGGCCGGCCTGCCCGCCGTCGTCAGTTCCGCCCTGGATACCTCCATCGGGATCCGCGCCGGTCTGGCGCTCGCGGCCGCGCTGCCTTCGCTGCCATACGCCTGCGGGCTTGGCACGGTTTCGCTCTTCGCCTCGGATATCACCCTGGATCCCTTGCTAGCCGACGACGGCGCCATCCGCCTTCGCGAAGCCGTCGCCGATCCCGGGCTGCTGGAGCAATACGCGGCTCCGGTGGACCGTCGCGACTGGTGGCTGGAGAGGTTGCGACGCGTACATTCCACGCTTGCGTCCTCGTGGGAAAGCATGTTCACCGAAACTTAA
- a CDS encoding amino acid ABC transporter ATP-binding protein → MNDVVNNPATVQAAGVNIKDLRKSYGSNEVLKGISLTVEPGQVVCLIGPSGSGKSTLLRCVNLLEHPNAGTINVGKFEATDPDVDLNRMRQSVGMVFQHFNLFPHLSVLDNCTISQMKVLKRSRSEAAEVARRNLERVGLGHLADRFPDQLSGGQQQRVAIARALSMDPQLMLFDEPTSALDPETVGDVLAVMRKLAQEGMTMLVVTHEMGFAREVADRVVFMDAGVVVEEGPAEHVISAPSQPRTKEFLRRVLDPTHIDVVED, encoded by the coding sequence ATGAACGACGTCGTAAACAACCCAGCGACCGTCCAGGCCGCGGGCGTGAACATCAAGGATCTGCGCAAGTCCTACGGAAGCAATGAGGTCCTCAAGGGAATCTCGCTTACCGTGGAGCCAGGCCAGGTTGTCTGCCTGATCGGCCCTTCCGGTTCCGGAAAGTCCACCCTCCTGCGCTGCGTGAACCTTCTGGAGCACCCGAACGCGGGCACCATCAACGTGGGCAAGTTCGAGGCAACCGACCCCGATGTAGACCTCAACCGCATGCGTCAAAGCGTTGGCATGGTGTTCCAGCACTTCAACCTTTTCCCCCACCTGAGCGTGCTGGACAACTGCACCATCTCCCAGATGAAGGTCCTCAAGCGGTCCAGGTCCGAGGCCGCCGAAGTGGCTCGCCGCAACCTGGAACGTGTTGGCCTTGGACACCTTGCTGACCGCTTCCCTGACCAGCTCTCCGGCGGCCAGCAGCAGCGCGTTGCCATTGCGCGCGCGCTGTCCATGGACCCGCAGCTGATGTTGTTCGATGAGCCAACGTCCGCCCTTGACCCGGAGACGGTGGGCGATGTCCTTGCCGTTATGCGCAAACTGGCCCAGGAAGGCATGACCATGCTGGTGGTCACCCACGAGATGGGCTTCGCCCGCGAGGTGGCTGACCGCGTGGTCTTCATGGATGCCGGCGTAGTAGTGGAGGAAGGCCCGGCGGAACACGTCATCAGTGCCCCGTCCCAGCCGCGAACCAAGGAATTCCTGCGCCGCGTCCTGGACCCGACGCACATCGACGTCGTGGAGGACTAG
- a CDS encoding DUF5655 domain-containing protein — MARTARERIESDPASSSIYKAITDSLSELEGWEVQENASSFHVTHGRAFLGIHPRRGGILVNIVLESEIESDRVHRAERVSSNRWHNEVIVKDVAEIDGEFLTWVRAAYALTA; from the coding sequence ATGGCACGCACCGCTAGAGAGCGCATTGAAAGTGACCCTGCTTCCTCCAGTATTTACAAGGCAATCACGGATTCACTCTCCGAGTTGGAAGGCTGGGAAGTACAGGAGAACGCCTCATCCTTCCACGTCACGCACGGGCGCGCGTTTCTCGGGATTCATCCTCGTCGTGGTGGCATTCTGGTCAACATAGTCCTCGAGAGCGAGATTGAGTCAGATCGTGTTCACCGGGCTGAGCGCGTGTCGAGTAACCGGTGGCACAACGAGGTCATAGTGAAGGACGTCGCTGAAATCGACGGTGAGTTCCTGACCTGGGTTCGTGCGGCCTACGCACTTACTGCATGA
- a CDS encoding glycoside hydrolase family 32 protein — translation MTDLALFSSLVSAASHPDPAFPRFHPRPAQGWINDPNGVSYINGRYHVFFQYNPESARHSQIQWGHVSSPDLIQWEEHPVALKPQPGGPDSAGCWTGVVTSDGGVPTAVYSGVRDHGGHSQVVIARGSSDLVTWEQTGHVAASMPSDPLVTAVRDPFIFRFNGARYALQGAGLSDGRAALLLYTVEDMNDWHYEGIWLTSADPVAAVHTPAEIWECPQLVQVPDASGGSAWVMMFSLWLAGDDHEHANGVGHLIGSLASDPATGLPVFVPSSGGKSDLGRDFYAPQVVQLSYGSSGSSPTALLWGWANEGPGRDGRRGRTQEEIDDAGWSGVLTHPRVLSVVDGALAVSPAPEVLAYRGASVLGGAAGSVVVPAFAEVLVTGGDVPSGVVELALVSHPETGSGDNRQVVYSGSLAAGEELRIFIDASLVEVYRTGSVATTLRAYPAAGEEWQLTLPAGATADVWELTLPE, via the coding sequence CACGTCTTCTTCCAGTACAACCCGGAATCTGCCCGACACTCGCAGATCCAGTGGGGCCACGTGAGTTCCCCCGACCTGATCCAGTGGGAAGAACACCCCGTAGCTTTGAAGCCGCAGCCCGGAGGTCCGGATTCCGCAGGCTGCTGGACGGGCGTGGTGACCTCCGATGGTGGCGTCCCGACCGCGGTCTACTCGGGCGTCCGCGATCACGGAGGGCACTCGCAGGTAGTCATTGCCCGCGGTTCCTCGGACCTGGTGACGTGGGAGCAGACCGGGCACGTTGCTGCGTCAATGCCCTCCGATCCTCTGGTCACGGCCGTGCGCGATCCCTTCATCTTCCGCTTCAACGGGGCTCGATACGCCCTCCAAGGAGCGGGCCTGTCTGATGGGCGCGCCGCTCTGCTGCTGTACACAGTGGAGGACATGAATGACTGGCACTACGAGGGGATTTGGCTAACCTCCGCTGATCCCGTGGCTGCCGTTCACACGCCTGCCGAGATTTGGGAGTGCCCGCAGTTGGTGCAGGTGCCTGACGCGTCGGGCGGCTCCGCGTGGGTGATGATGTTCTCGCTCTGGCTGGCTGGCGATGACCACGAGCACGCCAACGGGGTTGGGCACCTGATCGGTTCCCTTGCCTCGGACCCCGCGACGGGGCTGCCTGTGTTTGTGCCGTCCTCCGGTGGGAAGTCCGATCTGGGGCGCGACTTCTATGCACCGCAGGTTGTCCAGCTCTCTTATGGTTCCTCTGGTTCTTCGCCTACGGCGTTGTTGTGGGGGTGGGCCAACGAAGGTCCCGGACGGGACGGCCGCCGCGGCCGCACCCAGGAGGAAATCGACGACGCCGGGTGGTCGGGTGTGCTGACACATCCTCGCGTTCTGTCCGTGGTTGACGGGGCGCTGGCCGTTTCTCCTGCGCCCGAGGTATTGGCGTACAGGGGTGCTTCTGTTCTTGGGGGTGCTGCGGGCTCGGTGGTGGTTCCCGCGTTTGCCGAAGTGCTGGTGACGGGTGGTGATGTGCCTTCCGGCGTTGTGGAGTTGGCGCTCGTTTCGCATCCAGAGACCGGCTCCGGGGACAACAGGCAAGTGGTCTACTCGGGTTCCCTGGCCGCGGGGGAGGAGCTTCGGATCTTCATCGATGCTTCCCTTGTGGAGGTGTACCGCACGGGTTCGGTCGCGACGACGCTTCGCGCCTACCCGGCGGCTGGGGAAGAGTGGCAGCTCACCCTGCCCGCCGGCGCAACCGCCGACGTGTGGGAGTTGACTCTCCCCGAGTAG
- the menD gene encoding 2-succinyl-5-enolpyruvyl-6-hydroxy-3-cyclohexene-1-carboxylic-acid synthase: MTSQDSLTSIASARIAVTALLDGGVRHVVVAPGSRSAPMAYALAEAEAAGKVLLHVRIDERDAGFMALGLALATEAPAAVLTTSGTAVGNLLPAVMEANHSAVPLVVVSADRPEELHGTGANQTTTQLDLFGEHVRFAVDVAAGDSPQRAVATALYAATGALEDTPPGPVQVNLAFRAPLVPDAGDALPAAAGHSIFHYDAGPQALDLPPASTDLAERRTVVLAGHDAGPVAEAFARAHGLPLLAEPSSNARFGPNAVGPYRVLLEHFGPDSATPIERVVLFGRATLSRPVAALLARPTIESAIYQPVPVAWYEAGRRRETPIETLPELAEFAGRGSAEWLDSWLLAGAAAQHALDGILAGESTANGPSVGATVWEHSRGKLVLGSSNGIRDVDLAGQPHPDPIATVYANRGLAGIDGTIATATGIALGSGRETTLLLGDVTFLHDAGGLLLGQGEPVPDLRIVVLNDSGGAIFSLLEHGEVEDSGAYGTAVERLFSTPHSVDIAALAAAYGVGHQAVSTTAELAEALKSPLKGRTLVEVRVDRAGLRGLHARIKEAVSGAVGKVLTAG; encoded by the coding sequence GTGACTTCCCAGGACTCTCTGACATCCATCGCCTCCGCCAGAATTGCCGTCACGGCGTTGCTCGACGGCGGCGTGCGGCACGTGGTAGTGGCGCCAGGTTCACGTTCTGCGCCCATGGCGTACGCCCTGGCCGAGGCGGAAGCTGCGGGCAAAGTTCTCCTTCATGTCAGGATCGATGAACGAGATGCAGGATTCATGGCCCTTGGCCTTGCCCTCGCAACCGAAGCGCCCGCCGCCGTCCTGACCACCTCGGGTACCGCCGTCGGGAACCTGCTGCCAGCTGTGATGGAGGCCAACCACTCAGCCGTACCGCTGGTGGTCGTCTCCGCGGACCGGCCGGAGGAACTTCACGGTACCGGGGCGAACCAGACCACAACCCAGCTGGACCTTTTCGGCGAACACGTTCGCTTCGCCGTCGACGTCGCCGCGGGGGACAGCCCACAGCGGGCAGTTGCCACTGCGCTGTACGCGGCGACCGGCGCCCTTGAGGACACCCCGCCGGGACCCGTTCAAGTAAACCTCGCGTTCCGCGCCCCGCTTGTTCCCGATGCCGGCGATGCACTCCCCGCCGCCGCTGGTCACAGCATTTTCCATTACGACGCCGGTCCCCAAGCACTGGATCTCCCGCCGGCATCCACCGACCTCGCCGAGCGACGCACGGTGGTCCTCGCAGGTCACGACGCCGGTCCCGTGGCCGAGGCCTTCGCACGCGCCCATGGCCTTCCGTTGCTCGCGGAACCTTCATCCAATGCGCGGTTCGGGCCCAACGCCGTGGGTCCATACCGCGTGCTGCTGGAGCACTTCGGCCCGGATTCGGCCACCCCGATCGAGCGCGTAGTCCTGTTCGGCCGGGCCACCCTTTCGCGGCCCGTTGCTGCGTTGTTGGCCCGCCCCACCATCGAATCCGCCATCTACCAGCCGGTTCCCGTGGCTTGGTACGAGGCCGGGCGACGCCGCGAGACACCTATCGAAACCCTCCCTGAGCTGGCAGAGTTTGCCGGCCGTGGCTCTGCCGAGTGGCTGGATTCCTGGCTCTTGGCAGGGGCCGCCGCCCAACATGCCTTGGACGGAATACTGGCAGGGGAGTCCACGGCCAACGGTCCTTCGGTCGGAGCCACCGTCTGGGAGCACTCGCGCGGCAAACTGGTACTCGGATCCTCCAACGGCATCCGCGACGTCGACCTCGCCGGCCAACCACACCCCGACCCCATCGCCACGGTTTACGCCAACCGCGGCCTCGCGGGCATTGATGGCACCATCGCCACGGCCACAGGAATTGCCCTGGGCAGCGGACGCGAAACCACGCTTCTCCTGGGCGACGTCACCTTCCTCCACGACGCCGGCGGACTGCTCCTGGGCCAGGGCGAGCCCGTCCCCGATCTCCGGATCGTAGTCCTTAACGACTCCGGGGGTGCCATCTTTAGCCTCCTCGAACACGGTGAGGTGGAGGACTCCGGGGCCTACGGCACCGCCGTCGAACGCCTCTTCAGCACCCCGCACTCAGTGGACATCGCCGCACTCGCGGCTGCATACGGCGTCGGACACCAAGCGGTAAGCACGACGGCGGAACTCGCCGAGGCACTTAAGTCGCCGCTGAAGGGCCGCACCCTTGTGGAGGTGCGCGTGGATCGAGCGGGCCTGCGCGGACTTCATGCCCGCATCAAGGAAGCAGTCTCCGGCGCCGTGGGCAAGGTCCTGACGGCGGGCTAG
- a CDS encoding LacI family DNA-binding transcriptional regulator, which translates to MNRKATALDVAKRAGVSRSAVSLVLNGRGDGNVAKESQDRIRLAAQELNYSPNAIALSLRNQRSRVIGIVSDEVVVSPFDGNIIGGADDVARSRGFVTVVMDTERDAARDESAIETLLDRQVDGLMYVTVGLKPLDVPHGMLRVPSVLANCYDNSPEPQLHHVIPDEVTGGREATEHLLQLGHRDIALLAGAEESPAAPLRVEGYRDAYAAAGLSVRADRITMAGWDIDAGFHGAMKLLDGVSPAERPTAIMCANDRLAIGVALAAARLGLSIPADLSVMGYDDEERIADTMVPALTTMALPLREIGRAAMTTLLDKIEGATAEDTAETTMETMVPCQLVIRESTGPAPTR; encoded by the coding sequence ATGAACCGCAAGGCCACAGCCCTGGACGTCGCCAAAAGGGCGGGGGTGTCCAGGAGTGCGGTCTCGCTGGTGCTCAATGGCCGCGGCGACGGCAATGTGGCCAAAGAGAGCCAGGACCGGATCCGCCTTGCCGCACAGGAACTCAACTACTCCCCCAACGCGATCGCGCTCAGCCTGCGGAACCAACGCTCCCGCGTGATCGGCATCGTTTCCGACGAAGTTGTGGTCAGCCCCTTCGACGGCAATATCATCGGCGGCGCGGACGATGTCGCCCGCAGCCGGGGCTTCGTCACCGTGGTCATGGATACCGAGCGCGACGCCGCCCGGGATGAGAGTGCAATTGAAACCCTCCTGGACCGGCAGGTGGACGGGCTCATGTACGTGACCGTGGGTTTGAAGCCGCTCGATGTGCCCCACGGCATGCTGCGCGTCCCATCAGTCCTGGCCAATTGCTACGACAACAGCCCCGAGCCTCAGCTCCATCACGTCATCCCGGACGAAGTCACCGGCGGCAGGGAAGCCACCGAGCACCTGCTGCAGTTGGGCCATCGGGACATCGCCTTGCTTGCTGGCGCTGAGGAGTCCCCGGCCGCTCCCCTGCGAGTTGAGGGCTACCGGGATGCGTATGCCGCAGCCGGCCTGTCGGTTCGCGCGGACAGGATCACCATGGCGGGTTGGGACATCGACGCCGGTTTCCACGGCGCCATGAAACTGCTCGACGGCGTGTCCCCGGCCGAGCGGCCCACGGCCATCATGTGCGCGAATGACCGTCTGGCAATCGGCGTTGCCCTGGCCGCAGCCCGTCTAGGGCTCAGCATCCCGGCGGATCTTTCGGTGATGGGTTACGACGACGAAGAACGGATCGCCGACACCATGGTCCCCGCCCTCACCACCATGGCCCTGCCGCTGCGTGAGATCGGCCGCGCGGCCATGACGACGCTCCTTGACAAGATCGAGGGCGCTACCGCCGAAGACACGGCGGAAACCACCATGGAAACGATGGTCCCCTGCCAGCTGGTTATCCGGGAATCAACCGGCCCTGCGCCCACGCGCTGA